Proteins from one Fragaria vesca subsp. vesca linkage group LG6, FraVesHawaii_1.0, whole genome shotgun sequence genomic window:
- the LOC101292623 gene encoding peptidyl-prolyl cis-trans isomerase D-like, which yields MAKKKNKGTNEEKPLVYLEIEIDSVKKGQIEIKLFDDQVPSTAKNFRNLCKGTGGQFAVKSSDNKCFPVTDPVENIGKHDEPYLLSMANHEGILTIGSQFFITFSCLPQLDGKHVVFGKVVNGMDILHEMESVPTYLGRPMVPVVIVGCGEIDKELIKDKNLPAVTDAGK from the exons ATGGCCAAGAAGAAGAATAAAGGCACCAACGAG GAGAAACCTCTGGTCTACTTGGAGATAGAAATTGATAGCGTGAAGAAAGGACAAATTGAAATCAAG CTGTTTGATGACCAGGTTCCAAGTACGGCCAAAAATTTTAGAAATCTTTGTAAAG GAACCGGTGGACAGTTTGCTGTAAAATCTAGTGACAATAAATGTTTTCCGGTTACTGATCCTGTTGAGAACATAGGGAAGCATGACGAACCCTATTTACTATCGATGGCAAACCATGAAGGCATATTGACAATTGGATCACAGTTTTTCATCACTTTCTCATGTTTGCCTCAGCTCGACGG GAAACATGTTGTTTTCGGCAAGGTTGTGAACGGGATGGACATACTTCATGAGATGGAGAGCGTCCCAACTTATCTCGGAAGACCAATGGTGCCGGTAGTTATTGTAGGTTGTGGTGAGATCGATAAGGAGTTAATTAAGGACAAAAACCTCCCAGCTGTGACAGACGCAGGGAAATGA